The Spinacia oleracea cultivar Varoflay chromosome 2, BTI_SOV_V1, whole genome shotgun sequence DNA segment ATAATTTTGTGTTGCAAAGAGGAAGTAAGATCCGTACAATTATTGAAGAAACGGTTTAATCTTTTCTCTAACACCACTGGTTTAAAAGCAAGCCCCGGGAAGTCTCATGTCTACTGTTGTGGAATGGATGAGAGCACAAATCAGAACATCCTAAGCATGACAGACTTCTCAAAAGAAAGTTTTCCTTTTAGATACCTGGGAATGCCTATTTTCTCAAAGAAGATTTCGGCAGCAGAATGTGAAAATTTGGTTGATAAAATGTGTGCAAGGGTTAAGATTTGGAGTTCTAAAAATGTTTCATTTGCTGGTAGGCTGCAACTTGTTAATTCAGTGCTCCTTAGCATCCAAGTATATTTGGGTTCGATGGGTGACAACAGTATACATAAAAACTCAAGACTGGTGGTCTTATACTCCCAACAGTTGCAGTAGCTGGTATTGGAGGAAGATTTGCGCAGTTAAAGAGAAGCTGAAGAGTGTGATGGGCCTGCTCAACTAGGGCAGGGGAGTAAGTTTGTGATCAGCACGGTGTATAATGGTTTAAAGCCTCCAACCGAAAGGTGTAATTGGGATACTGTTGTATGGGAGAGGAATGATATCCCGAAGCAAAGATTTATTGCATGGTTGGCTATGAATAACAGGTTGAAGACAAGAGATAGGCTGCAAAAGCATGGCATTAACGCTGACAGTTATTGTCTCTTATGTGGAACTGGAACTGAAAGTCACTCCCACATTTGTTTTGATTGTATATACAGCAGGAAATGGTGGGAGAGGATATCTCAATGGATTGATATGGGTGCAGTAAGGCTCGCCAGAAAAATCACATCAAGATTCAAACGGAGCATTTTCAGTGTATGTATTTTCAGTATATCAGATATGGAAGGCCAGAAATAATATTTGGTATCAACAATTATGGTGTATAGATAATAATGTAAAGAAAATTCTGTTTGATGTAAAGCATAGAGTTAATGTTGTAGGTCTTAGAAAGAAAACACACCTCTTTCCAGAAGCAGAGGCTTCAATATTATCCTGGTTTCCTGCTGAGTCATTTCACTCTGTATCATATGCCCAATAACTTCCAAAGTGGGACGAGCCCTAGATCGTAGCATAAAAACCCCGTCCCCTTTTTCCTGGAGGTTTAAGGAACGAAAGAGCTTTTTCAGATGCTTCATAAGGGTTTTTTCAGAAACTTCTGTAATGTCGACCGCTCGTCCTTCATCAATCATCTGGAGAAGCTATGTTCAGAAACAAACAACAAAGTTTCAGTGAAAATCAACACACCTGTTAACCCTAATTGCACTACTCGATTAAATAAATTGCTAACTAAAGTTACCTGATTGAGTTCCTCAAATAACAAAATTTCAGTGAAAATCAACACTCCTGTTTACCCTAATTGCACTACTCCATTAAATAAATTGCTAATTAAAGTTCCCTGATTGAGTTCCTCAAATAACAAATTTTCAGTGAAAATCAACACTCCTGTTAACCCTAATGTGCAACTCGATTAAATAAATTGCTAATTGAAGTTACCTGATTGAGTTCCTAAAGTAACAAATTTTCAGTGAAAACCAACACTCCTATTAACCCTAATTACACTACTCGATTAAAATAAATTGCTAATCAAAGTTACCTGATTGAGTTTCTCAAATAACAAATTTTCAGTGAAAATCAACACTCCTGTAAACTCTAATTGCACTACTCGATTAAAtaaattgctaattaaaatTACCTGATTGAGTTCCTCAAATAATAAACTTTCAGTGAAAATCAACACTCCTGTTAACCCTAATTGCACTACTCGATTAAAATAAATTGCTAATCAAGTTACCTGATTGAGTTCCTCGGCAACACCGGGAAACTTTGCCAACAAATCCCTAAGAACTTTCTTCGCCCGCTCGCCCATGGAGTGATGAGAACAAGGCCCGTCTATGAGAATCTGaaattgatgatgatggtgcGTCTGTTTGTGTTGCTTTCGTCTCCTTCGAAATTGAACCACAAACCACGGCGATCACTATATCGATGAACGGCGATTTTCAGAAAAATTGAATCATATTATAAAAAAGGATTACACCAATTGAATCATATTAGAACTGTGAAAATTAAacgtaaaacaacaacaatttgaaACCCTATCTTATCAACTAATCAAAAAACCTAATCAAGCTTATGAGCATCATATGAAAACAAGCCTAAGAAAGACAACAGAATTTACCTAACGATTTAGAAAATTATAGTTTTGAATCAATAAAATCAACAGAAAAAATGGAAACAAAATACTTAAAGATAATTACCGAGAATGGAAGCAGCATTGAAGGAGAGGTGGTTGGTAGAGGCGGCGCCGTCGAGAGGCGGTTGCGATTGAGGGAGGAGGCGGAGGAAGGAGAAGCAGATGCGAGTGATGCGATGACATGCAATTTAGACAGTTTCTCTATCTAAACTAGTGCGGAGTACGTACTACTGTACTACGTAGTATGTGCGCAAATTGGAATGAAATAGGAATGGGAGTAAAAAACATACtataatcagaaaattaataattaatccaATTATTTTTAGGATTAATGATGTAACGATTATGACGGTTTAGGGAAAGAATGAAACTAGCCTATTTTAAGTAGGGGACACTCATAGGGTGTTCATCAGTCCAAACCCGGATCGATCCCGACCAGATCGAAGACCGAAATTTTGATATTCAAGATCCGAAAACCGGACCGATCATGCTTGGACCTGACTCGGACCGGACCGAAAAAATCGGTCCAAAATCCGGACCGGGCTAGTTTGGACCGGTTGTAGACctatttctatatattttttattttctctacAGATTAtggtaaaaatgaaaatatatataaaaaaattaatttttaaggCCTTTTTTGTAAGATAAACAAAATATATTACAATATAGTAATATTTGCAACATAGTAAAGGAGAGAATTATCGGTTTGGTCCAAAATCGAGTTTtcgaccggaccggaccgggcCAGACCGAAGACCGAAATTTAATATTTCTCGACCCGGAGACCGAACCGATTtccttcggtccggtccggtccgattTGGGTAGGTCCAGTCCTGTCCATTTTTTCGGTCCAGACCGTTTTTTGCACACCCCTCATGAGTCACAACTAATTATGTCTTAGACTAGTGATTAATACTAATCTTAAGGTATGTGTACGAACGTTGATAGTTCATATATTTGAATCCCTTAATTAGATGGCACGTATTTATTTTTCCATTACGCGTCTAAATCACACATTGTGTTATATTGTACATAATTTAAGCTGTACAAATTGAATCTATATCTATGAGCAATGGCACATTGTACATTTGTACTACTCATGTATAATAAAACGGGCAATGGTAAGTCGTTTGTATTGTGACATACAACTTGTaggaaaaattgacataaataatcccaactttcacgcattttctaaaaataatcccaactttggattattttagaataatccaaactttaggggttaccttctcaaaataatccgaaGTCTTTTTTTCTTGTCATTACTAATCCATTTTGGGTCTATTGTACATAGGCAAATTGATAAtttggattattttgagaaggtaacccctaaagtttggattattctaaaataattcaaagtcaggattattttgagaagatgagtgaaaggtggaattatttttgtcaatttttcccAACTTGTAAACTACATGTATATATTGTACATGGCTTCTAAAATAttacttaacaaaaaaaaaaaagagaagtgTATACTTTACGATGTTTATGTGTCTGTCTTTTCAGGGCATCTTTTATAGTGCATGCTACCCATAAAAGTTCCATTTGATTTTTTGGTGTTCATTATCTTAGCCCTGTTCGGCAAAAACTAGTGGTAGCGGTTAATAGTAGCGGTTAACGATTAGCCGTCAAAGTAGCGGGTAACTAGTACTCCGTATGTATGTTTGGTAAAAGTAGTGATTGGATTTTTAAAATACAATAAAAACTACCTATATTGTtttaaactttattataaatttatcaaACGTTAGTAATTTTAACGTTTGGAAAAAACTACCCAATCACTACCTCTATCGGTAACCGCTACCTCATCAACCACTTACAAATTTTTACAAGTAGCATTTTGAATGCGTCAAAATGCTACCtgctacctcaaacgctaccgccgaacacgccctaAGTGTTGCATATTACTCTGTATGTAATAAAGCGACTAAAATCTATTTACGTGTTACCCACTTACTTGAGGGGACTTTAAAAGGCGACTTTGTATGATGACTTTTAGTAATGTGGACCAATTCTACGTTTAAATTTAAGAATTCTTTAATAAGGAGAGACATTAACAATAACGAAATCCGACAACATCTATCCGATATTCCTATGTCAACCAAACGACGACTAGTATCCTTTTGATTTTGTGGCTGGATTTTGGCTAGTTCTTAGCTTTACTACCCCTATGAAGAAACTTTCTCAGGAGATGGGAATAATGATGGTCAAAACCATTTTCATTGATTCACTTTGTTtttcagaatcaatcaaaattttacATCTAAATAAAAACATCAATTACAAAGGTAATCACCATAATTTATACATGTTCGATTGTTACttgttacaaaaaaaatttaccAAGTCCTCAAAGTTCTGAAGATAGACAAAACTCCTTATCTCATTCATAGTAGAGGTGATCAAATTTCGGGGCAGGCCGGGCCGTCTTTTAACACAAAAAATCATGTCGAGACCCATAAATTTGGTGCGTGCCGGGCTCCGATTTTTCAGGCCAGGTTCGGGTTTTGGTATAAAATGCATATTTCATGGTGCCCAAACCCGTACCTTTTTCGGACCGGGACAGAGGCCGGGCTATAGATGATCAGGTCTAAGATTTCATAGGAAACTCCTCTGAAACGAACTAGAAGAAAATCTAGAAGTCAAACCTTGAGTCAAATTCTCACCATCAAGTTTAACATCCTGCCGCCCAGCCGAGAGATCTTTTTCTCGGTCCCAAGGCTTCCATGGGTGATTCCCCACCCATTCTCCCCCTCCTCCGTCCGAGTTCTGCCCTTGTTTCGACTTCTTTTTCGAACGGCTTTTCTGAGACTCTTCTTGGTGTTTCTCTACCAAGGTCTTCGATCTTTTGGCTTTGTTATATTGGTCTACTAAAACAGCATCCATGTCAGAGGCTTTCTTGTCTACTTCATTAGTAGCAAGTGCTGTTGTTTCATTATAGGCTTCCAAATAACTGCACAAATTAATAGAAAAACGAGGGATTAGATCTTTAAaacgcaaaaaaaattaaaatcatgcattggcaaacgtgcctaaacaATTTTGTCATTTAAAAAGGAACAGATGAAGTATATGCCCTTTGTTCCCTTCTATtgtttacgctttccgtttctAGTGTCCCATTTTAATCTTCAAACTTGGAATATTTCATTTTCTATTATAACATAAAAGTTCCTAATATTCAGTCAAAAATCGTgccaaataattatttaaaccaatcaaattcattaggCCATTAAATTTCTCAAATTTTTCCTATTGAAACATtgattttttctcattttcccaatgtcaaaaaaatttgtttaaaagtgaaaatattagtattaatcaaataaaatttgcattatttaagtaaaaaaaaaaggaatctTTATTCAcattaattattcgttaaatCGAGTGCATGaaaccaaacgtaaagaataaaatgagacagagggagtacttcaTTTTTGCCCTCTGAGCCCGGTCTGAAGGGTTGTCCGTCCAAGCACTGGTATCACCCCGCCCTTCTTTAGCGGTTCTGCTGAAGTTTGTAGTGTGTGTAGGCATACCACCAGGCTGCAAAAATACAAAGTGCACGTCACTGACAGTCAGTAATAGAGCAAGATGAAGGAATTCAGAGGATGTGAGTCAAAAGTTTAGAGCATCTGAAATCTCTCAGTTGTTGTTTACGCCAGAAACCCCTCAAAACTGAATGTAATGAGATTCGGACAATGAAGCAAAAACAAACTAGAACCCTAGACGTTGTAGTCTGAGAAATCCCGTGAAAAAGTGACTTCTAGGCTATAACTACTGCAGTAATCAGAGGCCAACATTCCCCAAAGACAGTGCTATGAGTTAACATAGCTTTGGACAGAATTAGGCGATAAAATAAGAGGATTAAGGGAAGAAGATGAAGTTTGATTGATTATGAACTGGAAAAAGGCAATTACAGATGATAGTTACTCCGTACAAACAAAAATTCAAGAGGCTTGTTCTCTCCCAAAATGTGAAACAAACTAACAATAGTTCTCAATAATAGTAAGCATGGTTCTCTCTCCCTAATCCTTTTCTTTAAATCGCATTTCTCTGTCTAACTTACTGACAAGCTTACTAATTATGCATTTCATAAACTACCCCCCAGACTAGTCCATTACAGACAGTTACAGAATCTAAGAGCTGTAAACAATGCAACATATGCTCCGACCCCTAAGAAGATGCATCTTCAGCAGAaacagaaacaaaaaaaaacaaaaaacaaaaaaaaggctTCAGTCCAGGAAGATAGTCAGGAGTGAAAAcaaaaccaaaatcaaaatcatcatgcTATTGCAAAGTATTATAGTGATCAATACTCCAGAATCCTCATAGCCATGTACATACGCCTTCTGATTTTAACCAGAACATACTAAAGTATTGTCCAAAACGCCAAATCACTACAAAATACGGGCTACTATGACTTGCTCTTTTGCTTCTCATGTAGACTACTTTATGCCTCTCCAATCAAATATCAATAAATCCTGGCAGTGACTCCAATAATAAGAAGCCACGTAAGAGCCTTTACATTGAGTACGATTCAACCTCACACAAACCCAACTGACTGATAGGATTTTGGCATAGTATACAACGGGAAATATATATGACATACAAAATACTTAAAAATAACACATAACGGACTAAGAACACTACTAGAAATATGTACTCAGTCACCCTACTTGAAAGTTCAATACCAACCTTTCCTATATGTTTCAATAAacagatgtttttttttttgaaaaaaacttcACACAATATAGCATAGTTGTTAATAACAACTGGATATCTTAAAACCATTACAGGAGCAGAGGCCTTTAAAGTCAGATAACTCGAAGATGATAAGAAAAAGTCAAAATTTATCTAGTTATACCTTTCTTTCAGGAGGTAGGGTCGTCATCCATTCATCCCGTTGTGGTGGAGCTTTCGCATCTAACTCTGCAAGCAATATATCATCTCCTTCCATAGCCAAACCTGTGAATAAAGCAAGATAAGCGTCTGCATCAAACTTTTCTCTACACAAAACTGCTTATTCATGTTTTTATGCCCCATCCTGCTTATCCTACTCAAATGAAAAAGTGCAAATATGCACTAGTTTAATCGTCCTCTGCTTAATGTCCGATTGGAGCATCAATAAACCATCATTTCGTCTTGACTATCAAGAACTCTTGTTTGTTAGGCACTAATTAGAATCAATACTGTTTAGAGAAAATAAGTTGTTCCACTTTCAACCTTTGGGTTCAAAGGAAAATTTTATACTGCTCTGGAAGCGGAAACCAACACAGAGATGATGAACATTAATATCGCTACTGAAGGGGTATGTGGTGATGACTGAAAATTCTTGCTTCCCCTTCTTTGACAAATAAAAACTTAATATCCCAATACAATTTTGTTAACAATTGTCCCTCACCTTGTAACCGCCTCCATTGTGCAGCTTCACGCATTGATCTTAATTCCGCCTGCATACAAACACTGTGTAAGAAACATGTATGTCATAAGAAAATAATCAATAGAGTTTACCAGAAGTTGATATAAATAGCAATACCTTcatttcttcttcctcttcttttttcttaattttatcaTCTAATGCTTTTCTCtgcaaaatgaaaaagaaagattCAGAcggttaagttttttttttttttttgacatgacGGTAAGTACATTCAAACTCTAAATATATTCATAAAATAAGGGTTACAGGTACACACATTCATGTGAAACTCTGAAAGACGACAAAATACACAAGCATGCTACATAACCTCTGTCTACAAAAAGGATGCCAGAGTACGCAGATAGTAAAGTAGTAAACAATGAGGCTCCTGGCGACTTCCAGAGATGCCAGACCAGAAACTAATGAAAACTATAATTGTGTTGAAATGTGGAAACTGCCTTAATCTTTCAGAAATGCTTTCCAATATGACACGCTGAGAGACAGCCACTCAATCTTTTGTGATTGCCACTTACTAGTCTCAACTTATCATCACTTACAACGGTGTAATATCCGAGCTATGCATACCCTACCTTCAGATAATATTTAAAGGCTTCTTGCTAAACCCTAGCATGACTCTGATGATGTCTAAAATTTGACGAGGGGCAAGCTTTGCACCAGTGGCTAAACTAGCAACTATGAGGTCGTTGTTAGCAGATGCAGCCCTTGAAGGTTGGCATGTAAATCAGATGTATGTAAAGAATGCCTTCCTTCATGGAGTGATGAGATTGTTTTTATGAAGCTACCTCCTGGATATACAGGAAAAGGATTCAGGTTTCGAGATAAGTTTGAGGGGGAGATTTTAAGCTCAAAAGAAATCCAACTCTGGTATGTAGATTGTTAAAGGCTTTGAATGGTCTTAAACAAGCCCCACGACAGTGGTTTGCTAAGTTAAGCACTGCTCTCACTAATAATGAGTTCTGTCAGTCAAACAGattactctctctctctctattcaCAAAAGTAAAGCAAGCTGATTTTATGGCTATCCTGGTGTATGTTGAAGACCTTACCATCACTGGGAACAATTTGAGGGCTATTGTTGAAGCAAAAAGAACGTTGGCATCTCAATTTCATATGAAAGATATGGGAGAATTGAGATACTTTTTTTCTAGGGATTGAAGCTGACAGAAGCTCAAAGGGGATTTTTTGTCTCAACGGAAATATGTTACTGATCTCTTGAAATACTATAGCATGAAACGTTGTAAACCTTTGCGGCTACCCATGGACAGTCTTGTAAAGTTAACTACCTCAGCAGGATCTCATAAAACTTGTGCACCATGAAAAGACTAAACATATGGAAATCGACTGCCATTTCATCGGAGACAAAGCTCTAGCAGGAGAAATTTGTCCTACCTATGTGTCTTCTTAGAATCAACTGGCAGACATCTTTACAAAGGTTCTACCTAATCATCAACATCAGACCATTCTGTCCAAGCTAGGGGTTAAAACCCACTCTCGGGGGATTGAGGGGGAGTGTTGAAAGAAAGGGGTTGTATCAACTTTGTAATATGGGCCTAGTAGTACAGTCTAATAGGTGCAGTCCAATAGTATTTGTAGGCTCATGATCCTAGGAAGATATGCTGTCAATCAAGCTGTTATTTTGTCTTATTCCTAGGAAGATTATTGTATGCTAGCTCACAGTATTCTGTAAGAGCATGTGAGCTCTATTTAAAGGCTTTTTCTCACCTTGTAAACCTAACACAAAATGAGTGAATGAAACGAAAAAAGAGTGAGAGAATATGCGCTGTTTTGCTGCTTCGCTCATATATATTTTGTCACGAAGTTTGCAAACAGAAAGATGAGGATAGGATCATAAAAATTCAAACaacccaagctaaatcagataCACACCTTATCTGGATCTTGCAGATCCTTAAAAGCCTTGTTCAGTTTAATGAATGCTTGGTGAGCTTGTGGATGAGGGCATTTGTCTGGATGCACCATAAGTGACAGTTTCCAGTACCTGAAGTGATGAACATAATGGGAATGATTATTATACAGATAACAATAACGTCTCAACAACTGAAATCACCCGCAAACATGATGAGCAAATCAATATCAATCAATAGACTGATTAGAATCACGAGAAAAAGGAAGCAAACAGAATCTATGAACTGTATTGATATTGATCAACTACCTATATATTGAGCATGCTAGCAGAGTTAAATTCTTCCATACAACTCAACATAAATACATAAACAGCGCAGTGTTTACCTAACCGCCATAAATCTCTACCCTAATTTAGCTAATTATGTTAAATTAGCCTGAAAGTCTCCAATTGTACCAGTATGCCCGTTCCAATAAGCAACTCGCAGGGGGAACGTGAGCATTAGGTAACACTGGGAATTAGGGGATATACAAGCTCATAGGTTTCCGTACAACAAGAATACATTAAAGCTCACAAGTCAAGTTCAAAGGTCTCCGAAAAACTTTTGGAAAGACTAAATTAAGGTTTAAAGCCACAAGGACCATATGAATTCTACTATAAAAGGACACTGGATAAACACACAGTGTTCACACCAATCCAGGATACCAGCTGTTATAAACAACAAACACAAATCTTCTGCATTGACAGTCCAAATTGTCAACACGTAAACAGTACAAGAAATACACAAAACCAAGGTTCCTCCAGAACAACAGCGACAAGAAGTACCCCGTACCAAAGGGACCTATTTCCATTGCTGTTGGAGAGTTTTAATATGTGGATTGTGGAGCCATAAACCTATTTCAAAGGCTAAGACTATATTTCACGCTTGTAAGACTCTTACAAATGCTAATAAATATTTCAACATGGACATAAAGAAAAGTGTAATCGCAAAGCCACAAGTCATGTCCTAGAGAGAAGAGTACAGTAGTCTCAATATTCTTAAACCCCTCGATAGAAAACAGCGCAAAGTCCATAATGGCGCTGGTCAACCCCAATATATATAAAGTTCAAGATACCTTTCCCAGGCCTGACAGATGTGTTAACATAAATTAGAGGGAAGCTCTTTATGGATACCTACTTCCCTATGGGTTATAAATCCATATATACAGCCAGAGGAATATAGCGATTATAGCCCCCCTTCTCCCCGTCGCCCTAATAATGCAATAAGGTGTATACACTCTGCAGGAAGTCAGGAACCCACTCTAAATACCGTCGTGAAGACTCGATAGGTTTTAGCCAAAAAAACAGACTTCATAGGATACCCAATGAACTTTATAAGATGCAAAATATCCATTTATGCAATAGATGACACTAAGCCAAAAATGTCTCAGCAGATCTATAAGAATTAAGAAGTATATAAGAATGCAAAAATATTACTCATTTGTCTACAAGAGGCTCAGCATGAAATGTCACTATAAACTGCAAAGAAGCCTCCTACTGTCACTATAAGGTATGTGTAGTTGTGGTCTGTGCAACATTTTGCCCGAGTTATTGCGCAAATGGTAGGGGAACCCAAAATACTGCATCTCTTTTGTTTTAATGAAAAGGTCTTAGCTATTCATTTGTAATACAAGGGCCCTTGTTAGAAGTTCCTTAGGGTAACCTAAAATAGCAGTTGCCAACTTGCCATCCTATAAATGGGAGATAATCAATTAGTAAGACatctttttatttaatatatGAGAATTATGGAAAACCCTTAATCTTTGTGATTAACCCCTTTGCAAGAATTGCATCATTGTGATTAATCAATGTTTAACCAAACATTATGAAAGATTAATGATTGAAACCTTGCTCTCATCAAACTCTGTGATCCTAGAGGTAAGAATAGCTTGTGAAGTGGAAGATTTTCTCGAATTTAAAAGGTTTTGATGAAGATTATGGATCACATACGGTACACAAAAAGTGGGACCTGGCGGTCAGTGATACTCACAAGTAAACTATTCTAATAGCAATtacaaacaaaaacaattatAAGCCACATACCTCTTCTTTATATTTTCAGCAGGCATCTTGTGGTTAACTCCCACAATATCATAAGGACTATCCGACTCTCCTCCCATAATTCTAGCAACCTGGTGCAAAAAAGTGAACAATGATGAGATTGATGATCAATTAAACTACTCTGAACTATATTTCCATATTGAATAGAGAACAAAcatcttaaattaaattttacatAAAATAGCTATTCAATGTATGGTAATAAGAGCATCAAAATCATAATTTTGAAATCTCCATTTGCATTATTTCATATAGAATAAGATGAGGAAAAATATGAACTTGAAGAAAGGAAACAAAGTTAATGTCAAAAGTCAGAACCTCTTCAAAACGCTCAGCCTCATTAGATGATTCAGCCTCAATGACAACCGCCGGAGGTGGTGGACCAACAAATTCTCCATTGTCATCTTGCACCGTTTCGGCTTCCCTGGAAGAGTTTGTTAACTAATTCAGCAGTGCAGATTCATTAAAATCTAAATAAGTGGAGCCAGCAACTTAAAACTATCTACCCAACTTAACTAGCCCAATTTCAGTCTAGGCAGATGGTACGGATTATTTATTGCAAAGAAGAAAACGATTACCTAAGCTCAGCCTCAGCTTCAGTCAATTTGGCGGCTGCAGCAAGCAACTCAGCAGATGGCATCTCGGGGCCAATGACCCTGCAAAGAGTAAACAATCGTCGATAAGGGAAAGCTAGAAACTTGATGCACATAGAGCAATCAAACGGAGGAAGTTATAATTAGAAGCAACAATCAGACAACATTACTGTACAGAATAAAACACACCGACTTTTCAGCCTAAGCACTAAGCACTATCAAATTAGAGAATCAAGAACAACGAACCTCCTTCGAGGAGCAGAAGCTTCAAACTTAGGACCTATGGTAGCTGA contains these protein-coding regions:
- the LOC110790306 gene encoding uncharacterized protein — its product is MGKTSKSKTKKKNKQSDDTDTEPSSSSPSSSSSDEVDRTSKRRRRRHRNHGGGEDYDEEDDEKRSSRRDKDKRRPKRKRERRERDSVERKHRKSKRRSRRDSKKKKISDSDDESEFDSSGDEFLEAVSVARGLLLEFPGVAGDLKQLLQMIDDGQAVDIKGISEKPLMKHLKKLFVSLNLKEKGDRVFLLRSRARPTLEVIGPVLQSETNEQKSGDTLPSQPDGDAGKVTDDIPSATIGPKFEASAPRRRVIGPEMPSAELLAAAAKLTEAEAELREAETVQDDNGEFVGPPPPAVVIEAESSNEAERFEEVARIMGGESDSPYDIVGVNHKMPAENIKKRYWKLSLMVHPDKCPHPQAHQAFIKLNKAFKDLQDPDKRKALDDKIKKKEEEEEMKAELRSMREAAQWRRLQGLAMEGDDILLAELDAKAPPQRDEWMTTLPPERKPGGMPTHTTNFSRTAKEGRGDTSAWTDNPSDRAQRAKMNYLEAYNETTALATNEVDKKASDMDAVLVDQYNKAKRSKTLVEKHQEESQKSRSKKKSKQGQNSDGGGGEWVGNHPWKPWDREKDLSAGRQDVKLDGENLTQGLTSRFSSSSFQRSFL